In the Kitasatospora terrestris genome, one interval contains:
- a CDS encoding acyltransferase — MSNSFGWFGGSQETVPPHAPASLGRHEDTVALRIPEQWRQEAEPEPQEPQAAPKAKGGRDRYLDLLRALALVRVILYHNFSWAWLPIVFPSMGVMFALAGSLMARSLKRPALGVIRGRLRRLLPPMWLFGIIMVGLQVYDGGGPHGPASDGHPTWWWAKLAFWILPLSTPPYPGALPGFHHTVETTWAEQVIVPLWYLRAYLWYVLLSPLMLKALRRFPVATLCAPLVMVIGMNAFGGNEPEFIYSRVWETANDFATFGACWILGMAHQEGMLKRIPQYVLPSIAPLIMVAGLWYLGTRPVDPGEVTDLESWPIAQALWSFGFVAILLHVSPSWDQWPAPLERWNGLVSLLNSRAVSVYLWHEVALTLAVPVLDPLWSYDYLSSNFKWLLNSPWLDLLTAIPLLALLVLVFGWVEDVAAKRPPRLFPYPRRQRGKRRAAE, encoded by the coding sequence ATGAGCAATTCCTTCGGATGGTTCGGCGGCAGCCAGGAGACCGTTCCGCCGCACGCGCCCGCGAGCCTCGGACGCCACGAGGACACCGTGGCGCTGCGGATCCCCGAGCAGTGGCGGCAGGAGGCCGAACCGGAGCCGCAGGAGCCGCAGGCAGCGCCCAAGGCCAAGGGCGGCCGCGACCGCTACCTCGACCTGCTGCGCGCGCTGGCCCTGGTCCGCGTGATCCTCTACCACAACTTCAGCTGGGCCTGGCTGCCCATCGTCTTCCCCTCAATGGGCGTGATGTTCGCGCTGGCCGGCTCGCTGATGGCGCGCTCGCTCAAGCGCCCCGCCCTCGGCGTGATCCGCGGCCGACTGCGCCGGCTGCTTCCGCCGATGTGGCTGTTCGGCATCATCATGGTCGGCCTGCAGGTCTACGACGGCGGCGGCCCGCACGGCCCGGCCTCCGACGGCCACCCCACCTGGTGGTGGGCCAAGCTGGCCTTCTGGATCCTGCCGCTGAGCACCCCGCCGTACCCGGGGGCCCTCCCCGGCTTCCACCACACCGTCGAGACGACCTGGGCCGAGCAGGTGATCGTCCCGCTCTGGTACCTCCGGGCGTACCTGTGGTACGTCCTGCTGTCCCCGCTGATGCTCAAGGCGCTGCGGCGCTTCCCGGTGGCGACCCTGTGCGCCCCGCTGGTGATGGTCATCGGCATGAACGCGTTCGGCGGCAACGAGCCGGAGTTCATCTACAGCCGGGTCTGGGAGACCGCGAACGACTTCGCCACCTTCGGTGCCTGCTGGATCCTCGGCATGGCCCACCAGGAGGGGATGCTGAAGCGGATCCCGCAGTACGTGCTGCCCTCCATCGCACCGCTGATCATGGTGGCCGGACTCTGGTACCTGGGCACCCGCCCGGTCGATCCCGGCGAGGTGACCGACCTTGAGTCCTGGCCGATCGCCCAGGCCCTGTGGTCGTTCGGCTTCGTCGCGATCCTGCTCCACGTCAGCCCGTCCTGGGACCAGTGGCCGGCGCCGCTGGAACGCTGGAACGGCCTGGTCAGCCTGCTCAACTCGCGGGCCGTCAGCGTCTACCTCTGGCACGAGGTCGCGCTGACCCTGGCCGTCCCGGTGCTCGACCCGCTGTGGTCCTACGACTACCTGTCCTCGAACTTCAAGTGGCTGCTGAACAGTCCTTGGCTCGACCTGCTGACGGCGATCCCGCTGCTCGCCCTGCTGGTGCTGGTCTTCGGCTGGGTCGAGGACGTCGCCGCCAAACGCCCGCCGCGGCTCTTCCCGTACCCGCGCCGCCAACGGGGCAAGCGCCGCGCCGCCGAGTGA
- a CDS encoding bifunctional polysaccharide deacetylase/glycosyltransferase family 2 protein — MPLSLLACLLALIVLRGLATNEVFHDSRVAESVDQTTVPDQVLKGGPVVDARGEKNDDPVSYRIPDRTVVLSFDDGPSEEWTPEILKILAAHNVRADFFVTGSMTARNPDMIRKIVAEGHEIGLHSFTHPDLAFQSHARLSWEMAQTQLALAGAAGVHSTLFRPPYSSYAGALDDWSYPVVKYLGARGYITAFIDHDTDDWKLPGVDAIVKEAMPATPGAGELILLHDAGGDRSQTVAALGILIEKLQADGYRFATISEALGATSATTPVHGFQLWAGKGYIWTTQLAVHTLPVLIALLAVVGFLNFGRFALMLVLAPVHARRAKRTDLWGEPVTEPVTVLVPAYNERECIANTLNSLAASDYPIEVIVIDDGSSDGTADIVEEMALPFVRLIRKVNGGKSSALNVGIAAASHDIVVMMDGDTVFEPSTVRELVQPFADPGIGAVSGNAKVGNRDSLIGAWQHIEYVLGHNLDRRMYDMLGIIPTIPGAVGAFRKEALDAVGGMSDDTLAEDTDITMAVLCEGWRIVYAERARAWTEAPASIQQLWSQRYRWSYGSMQAMWKHRRAVTARGPAGRFGRFGLPIVVLFGVVAPLLAPLVDIFLMYGVLFADAGLTLVSFGGFLSIQAVLSWYAFRLDREKPWHLISLPLQQVVYRQLMYIVLLQSTITAFTGGRLRWQKLRRTGEVAAPVEA; from the coding sequence ATGCCGCTGTCCCTGCTGGCCTGCCTGCTCGCGCTCATCGTGCTGCGCGGCCTGGCCACCAACGAGGTGTTCCACGACTCCCGGGTCGCGGAGTCGGTCGACCAGACGACCGTGCCGGACCAGGTCCTCAAGGGCGGCCCGGTCGTCGACGCCCGCGGCGAGAAGAACGACGACCCGGTGAGCTACCGCATCCCGGACCGCACCGTGGTGCTGAGCTTCGACGACGGCCCCTCCGAGGAGTGGACGCCGGAGATCCTGAAGATCCTGGCAGCCCACAACGTGCGCGCGGACTTCTTCGTGACCGGCTCGATGACCGCCCGCAACCCGGACATGATCCGGAAGATCGTGGCGGAGGGCCACGAGATCGGGCTGCACAGCTTCACCCACCCCGACCTGGCGTTCCAGTCGCACGCCCGGCTCAGCTGGGAGATGGCCCAGACGCAGCTGGCGCTGGCCGGTGCCGCGGGCGTCCACAGCACGCTCTTCCGCCCTCCGTACTCCTCCTACGCGGGCGCACTGGACGACTGGAGCTACCCGGTCGTCAAGTACCTCGGCGCCCGCGGCTACATCACCGCCTTCATCGACCACGACACCGACGACTGGAAGCTCCCCGGAGTGGACGCGATCGTCAAGGAGGCGATGCCGGCCACCCCCGGCGCGGGCGAGCTGATCCTGCTGCACGACGCCGGTGGCGACCGCTCCCAGACCGTCGCGGCGCTCGGGATCCTCATCGAGAAGCTGCAGGCCGACGGCTACCGCTTCGCCACCATCTCCGAGGCGCTCGGCGCCACCAGCGCCACCACGCCGGTGCACGGCTTCCAGCTGTGGGCGGGCAAGGGCTACATCTGGACCACCCAGCTGGCCGTGCACACCCTGCCGGTGCTGATCGCGCTGCTGGCCGTGGTCGGCTTCCTGAACTTCGGCCGGTTCGCGCTGATGCTCGTCCTCGCGCCGGTCCACGCCCGCCGCGCCAAGCGGACGGACCTCTGGGGCGAGCCCGTCACCGAGCCGGTCACCGTGCTCGTCCCGGCCTACAACGAGCGCGAGTGCATCGCCAACACCCTCAACTCGCTGGCCGCCAGTGACTACCCGATCGAGGTCATCGTCATCGACGACGGCTCCTCGGACGGCACCGCGGACATCGTCGAGGAGATGGCCCTGCCCTTCGTCCGGCTGATCCGCAAGGTCAACGGCGGCAAGTCCAGCGCGCTCAACGTCGGCATCGCGGCCGCCTCGCACGACATCGTCGTGATGATGGACGGGGACACCGTCTTCGAGCCGTCCACCGTGCGCGAGCTGGTCCAGCCCTTCGCGGACCCCGGGATCGGCGCGGTCTCCGGCAACGCCAAGGTCGGCAACCGCGACAGCCTGATCGGTGCCTGGCAGCACATCGAGTACGTCCTCGGCCACAACCTGGACCGCCGGATGTACGACATGCTCGGCATCATCCCGACCATCCCCGGCGCGGTCGGCGCCTTCCGCAAGGAGGCCCTGGACGCCGTCGGCGGGATGAGCGACGACACCCTCGCCGAGGACACCGACATCACCATGGCGGTGCTCTGCGAGGGCTGGCGGATCGTCTACGCCGAGCGCGCCCGCGCCTGGACCGAGGCACCCGCCAGCATCCAGCAGCTCTGGTCCCAGCGGTACCGGTGGAGCTACGGCTCGATGCAGGCGATGTGGAAGCACCGCCGCGCCGTCACCGCCCGCGGACCGGCCGGGCGCTTCGGCCGCTTCGGGCTGCCGATCGTCGTGCTGTTCGGCGTGGTCGCCCCGCTGCTGGCGCCGCTGGTCGACATCTTCCTGATGTACGGCGTGCTGTTCGCGGACGCCGGACTCACCCTCGTCAGCTTCGGCGGCTTCCTGTCGATCCAGGCGGTGCTCTCCTGGTACGCCTTCCGGCTGGACCGCGAGAAGCCCTGGCACCTGATCAGCCTGCCGCTCCAGCAAGTGGTGTACCGGCAGCTGATGTACATCGTCCTGCTGCAGTCCACGATCACCGCGTTCACCGGTGGCCGACTGCGCTGGCAGAAGCTCCGGCGCACCGGCGAGGTCGCCGCCCCGGTGGAGGCCTGA
- a CDS encoding glycoside hydrolase family 16 protein translates to MSQPRRIRRRRAWSVLTLPTLLCVLTACSSGAASGGGDGTDGSGKGGSGASASPTPTGPPGTLFDTFHYTGADDPALTAHGWEVRNGGGGPGIKDTWSNAGASFPADTTAQGGRTLQLQATTDGTQKGTKQVEIQSTGTKLFNGTYAARVYLSDKPAGGKNGDHVVQSYFPISPADDSANYSELDYEYMPNGGWGAPGPQLDTTSWFKADPPDRVTKPHKQRFEGWHIMMVTSVDGKATYSMDGKELFTSTGKYVPREKMDVHFSNWFIDLMPALGGQRTWNLKVNWFYYKDNAAVPYADVQKTVDGFYSAGTDFVDTLPKG, encoded by the coding sequence GTGAGCCAGCCCCGCCGCATACGTCGTCGCCGCGCGTGGAGCGTGCTCACCCTGCCGACCCTGCTGTGCGTCCTCACCGCCTGTTCGAGCGGCGCGGCGTCCGGCGGCGGCGACGGCACCGACGGGTCCGGGAAGGGCGGGTCCGGCGCCAGCGCCTCGCCGACCCCGACCGGGCCGCCCGGGACGCTGTTCGACACCTTCCACTACACCGGCGCCGACGACCCGGCGCTGACCGCCCACGGCTGGGAGGTCCGCAACGGCGGGGGCGGCCCGGGCATCAAGGACACCTGGTCGAACGCGGGCGCGAGCTTCCCCGCCGACACCACCGCCCAGGGCGGTCGGACCCTGCAGCTGCAGGCGACCACCGACGGCACCCAGAAGGGCACCAAGCAGGTCGAGATCCAGAGCACCGGCACCAAGCTCTTCAACGGGACCTACGCGGCCCGGGTCTACCTCAGCGACAAGCCCGCCGGCGGCAAGAACGGCGACCACGTCGTCCAGTCGTACTTCCCGATCTCGCCCGCGGACGACTCGGCGAACTACAGCGAGCTCGACTACGAGTACATGCCGAACGGCGGCTGGGGCGCGCCGGGGCCGCAGCTCGACACCACCAGCTGGTTCAAGGCCGATCCGCCGGACCGCGTGACCAAGCCCCACAAGCAGCGCTTCGAGGGCTGGCACATCATGATGGTCACCTCCGTGGACGGGAAGGCCACCTACTCCATGGACGGCAAGGAGCTGTTCACCAGCACCGGCAAGTACGTCCCGCGCGAGAAGATGGACGTCCACTTCAGCAACTGGTTCATCGACCTGATGCCGGCCCTCGGCGGTCAGCGCACCTGGAACCTGAAGGTCAACTGGTTCTACTACAAGGACAACGCGGCGGTCCCCTACGCCGACGTCCAGAAGACCGTGGACGGCTTCTACAGCGCCGGCACCGACTTCGTGGACACCCTGCCGAAGGGCTGA